A region of the Cannabis sativa cultivar Pink pepper isolate KNU-18-1 chromosome 3, ASM2916894v1, whole genome shotgun sequence genome:
aaaacccaacaagtacgggcttactgaaccgtgaaccgagctttctctgatgaagattgtacatgtcttagcaagcttcggtagacaaacctggcggctctgataccaaaattgtaacgccctaatgctaaggcacgctacagtgctttttcaattacagtgcaatctttgctaatcaaagaattttctcgaaaatcgtgtcaaattaaaacttttgcattaaatattaaactttgtaatatagtaaaatatttacaagtgccgggatccctttttttttttcaaactttgtaaaatttacatttcaaaatacacaaatttacaggtcgcacaacgacttttaaaatacaactcccagatgtcctgagaccgaacactccaggtcgcgctgcttgacatgtacaatcccatctgagctcgggtcactcctgttcagtcttagcctttcctttacctacacatggaagcagaactgtgagtcgacagactcagtaagaaatgaatataacatatcatataatttctgacctgtaaataggcgcccatacacctatttacagagcttaacagataagTATGAatgttctaactaggatacgaccatgtaccatgtaccacataccttcgtactagtgtaggtagggtatgaccgcaccttgagtactatctagtgttgtaccacagacaccttgtaccttcccgtacaagtgctggtaacaccataacgtacttccaaacatcatacaccttaccaatgcactttgAACCGcaaccatacaagtgttggtagtgtatgaatcacaacaaataagcatgtatacatattaacacatacatacattcagataatcacatcatacaatatacacagttcttacctgttttctgaattcaagtgtgctggccgacctaaacggaaatctcgtgctagatggatgccctaatcacaataattgtaacacagatgagtgactcgctaaatcactttccgggactcaaacttgaaactaaaagtttccctatcgataaaccacaTGGCagtaccctaaatatctcaaaattgggaaaaactagggttccgaaaattcccccaaccggcagaccggttcccaaccggaagtccggttctgggtcaccaaccggtcgaccggttgccacaggtcccccagaaccaAAATTCCgattctgtgctgggaacccgaAAAATCTCCCCTATGACCTCAAAATTcaaccaaactttaccaaactctccagtacacctaaATAATGCATatacaataaaacccagccagtatttcacaaaaAAACACACCAAAttaatttatgccattaaagctcaaagctttgaactcaaagcttaaaaTTGCATACAACCTAATCCAACCATTAAAACCAGCCACAAGAAGCTAAAACCAACTCAATTAAACCCTATGATTCGAATCTTAAGCAagcctaaacctaacagccactaaatctCAAAATTACAAGTTTAAACTAACTTTTAAAGCTTCAAAACATAACACCATAGTTCTAGGGTTACCTTTGATTGCTCTTCCTTGAATCCCTAACTTAAATTCAGAGAATTTGGAAGGAAAAATTGATCCTTGCTCTGGTTttgtctcagccgaaagagagaaagagagagtgttcatgagaaatgcaatttcctttaatttttgacttttttcttcaaatgaaaAGGATTAACCTAATCTAATATCTTGCTGAATAAAATGGACAGGTGTCCCCACCCTAGGCAGCCACCAAATCACTTAGCAAAAAATTACCAATTTTCCCTTTAAGTTAACCACTAAGGTgtttcaaaagctaggggtaaaatggtcaaattccataaccccgctcaatcccaataatttattttctctaaaatatttctcacTAAGAAATAatgttctaaacttacccatgtgatcaatctagccatccatcgcattttccgttgtcgccgagcaaaaattacaaaaataacatatttcacatataagctaaataatacccctagagtttaataaaatctccagaattgagaaattataactctaatatttatttctaaatactggggtccacaattaaataaattcacaaataataataaaataataaaaattagtactaattgtctttactaatctaaattactaaagcggtcattacacatTATCATTAAGGAACCAAGATCCTTAATTATATAGTCCatttacattttttattctgttgaataacaataaattagaataaaatcaaaactaatatacattttctttaaatttcttataattataaatttattaaggaAAATAATAACTGCGGGTTATAGCTTTTgataaaaaaagagagaatatatattatatattgtaataATGCATATTAAGTGCTACAAAAATAtccaaagtttttttttattatttttaatttaacaaTTGGTTCTGTAGTTATTAGATTCTTAGATTTATTTAaacattaaaatttgaaaatgaaAGACAAATTAGATATGATAATCATTGTTACAGttttataattaagtttatagttatatattatatattttactattattatataatttattacatttttactgtattattaattattatttaatttataaatgacTTAGTATTGTTattgtaaaaattaataaaataaaataatatttaaagtcATATTAAATCccgattaaaatatttataaagtaGAAATAGTACCATTACATAACCATATAATgtaaaaacacacaaagagaaatGGCCTAAAGGCCTAACAACCAAACAAAAACTAAACACACATAAGGAAATAAAAAAACCAGAATCACACTAAAACCACACAAATAAAAGTGGCCTACAGGCCCAACCACCTCAAAACTCCAACAATAAACActaattaactaattattttcatcttcaacatTATCACCagcttcttcatcttcatcatcaagaATGAGGAGTTTTCTCTTTCTACTTTCACCAGCACCAGTAACATGTGTGTCGTCAACATCTTCATCTTCCAAATTATAATCCTGtcatatattgattataaaGGAAAACATTATTATGTAAACTAATTTAGGttttaaaattgaataataACAGTTAATAGAATTTATTCCATCATTCATTATTTTGACTCTTCTCAATATTTGTTTCCTACAAAATAATTGGCATTAGAGTTTTTTAAATTACATAACAGTTAACATGCAATTTATCAAGTATTTTTTCTTAATTcaaaatttttgttttcattGATAACATTACCTTCTCCTTCTTCGATTCATGTGCTTGCTCTAATATATCATTTGGCTCAAAAATCTTAGAAACGGTGaaattttcatatccatctctCAAATTATAATCATTCAATCTTAATTTGTAGACAAAATCCTTTCCACGTAGTGCTTGAATCACAGCAGGAACATCATTGTTATTTGTAGGTAATAGCTTCTTCACTGATGTGTCAAGTAATTTTTCAGCTATAACATTGAATAAGACAAAAGTTGTCTCCCCACTTTTATCCTTTActtttatatgaattttgtaCCTACATTGACCAACAAAATTAGAGTAATAAATCTATTAAATAacataatcttttttttaaaaaaaaatcattaaactaTTTTCCTTACATCATAAGAGGAtagtcacatttttttttacaatggtCACAATAATAACCACCATCTTTGTAATCAACCTTTCTCAAACATGAGTTGCAAGACACATAATACCATCCAAATGTGGTATCTATTCCAATAATCTTTGCCTTTATAGTAACTTTGTATTCCTACAttcaaatattttcaaatatttgtATTAATTTACATAATACAACAATAATTAAGAGAAGAGAAAATGAATAGAAATTAAAATTACCTTCAATTTATCATCCCATTCAGCCTCTAGCAGTTCTTTAATGCTCATTCGATTGATGAACATCTCTTCCTCAAGTGATACCTTATTCACATTTGAGCTTCCAATATCTTGCACCCCATTAATGACAGTTGAAAATCGCTCAATTAAAGATGCTACATAATCTATTTCTAAATTTATGTATAATTGGGTAGcacttgttgaaaaaaaaaaaatttcacctATTTATAGAAATTGTGAAATCATGTAAATTATATTTGAAAgacatagtaaaaaaaaatttcatgtaATATTGAGATGAACATATAGTAATCACCTTGAAATTGTTTAATTGTCGTAGAAGTTACTATCACAATAAAAGGGCCCTCATCTTTTTTTTACACATTCGTGTCAAACATCTCCGCCAACTTACCCCATAAAGTAATTTTTGAAGTGACTGAACtgtaatacaaaaatatattaatactaaaataaattatgaaacacttttaaaataatttataataacaaaaactGATATAGACTATGAAAGTTTAATAAAACTTACTAATTTGTTATAACttttagatctctttttttCCAACCTCCACTAACAATTTCAAGGTCTCCCACACCGCATAAACATCCAACAACATCTAACAATAACaaccaaaaataacataaagatgTTTGAATATGAAAACTTATAAAATTAAACCACACACCacatagaaatattaaacttgatATAAATACCTGAGAGGATTGTGTGGTCATTAACACGTGAATCAATCAAATTTTGAGATATGAATTGAAATCCATGAGTCGGAATCTTAATGCTTCCTTCTTCTAACTTCATCACTAAAGTATTacgatgaaaaataattttgtacgCAGTTGAAACAGGCCTATACTCTCCTGTACTTGGAATAACCTTGAAATTCTTCACACTATATAAAGAACCCTCACTCAAAAGATTTTTAAACTTGGAGACAAAAATCTTCCGAATTGTAGCATGCATAACATTTTCCTGTAACGAATAAACTTGTTAAATTAAGacttaaacaatataaaataaaataaataaataatttgaccaaACTATTTATATATACCTTCTCATCAATAAAAATCATGtctaaactaattaattcatcATTCTTCTTGGTGTTAGTAGACTCCCATATTCTACAAATTCTAATCCTTATCATCCAACTATCATTGTCGTTGTTCAAGTCTTGAAGAAAAGAATACTCCATAATATAAATTGCAAAGTATACTTCACAAATAATAGTAGAAGAAGGGATATGGgtaaaaaagaaacaaacaaaacactctttaaaatttaagtacatagattattattattgcacaatatttgttatttttttagtattaattcaGTGGTATAGTATAAAATATGACATTGTGATGTTAGAATTATTACAAAAAAGTAACATGATAGAATGATaggatttaaaaaataaaatttggtaTTTACAAAATATGTAAACAAAAATGTAGTTATTTGTGACAAATAAAGAAGATGATTGAAATAACATAGAATACatgtatttaaaattaaacaaaaaaaaaaaaaagagagaacaaCTCAACTTATCCACACATGTGTTATATATCTCCTTTAATTAGTATGAGGAAATGCTTTTAGAAGCAAACATCATGATGATTCAAATTATCCAAACCTTGCTACTCTTTAACCCTCCTACCACTCTCTGACAAATTATATTACACAAAGACTTTaaccatcaaaataaaagacatATTAAGAATGGGAGAAAAAGtaaccaagaaaaaaaaattcaagaggTGGTAAACATTATTTTGTGTTCAAAGAACCACGATGTATCATAAAAAGAAAGTTCACCAATTTTAATTTTGgggataaaaaaaatactttgttatcataaaattaaaaagaaaatatatcatactatcatattaaaaaaatatgaaattaattgtAATTCATGAAAGTTCTTGAACTTCACTAACtatgatttctttttttttttaattttattctgcTCTTTATAGAGATCACAATCAATAGCTTCCACTGTAGATTAAggagaaattaaataaatatatttatatatatatattaataattctaaataattttcttttctaccgatatatatataaatatatttatacatatatacactacaaaaaatgtcacttttgccagcacatttttgtgctggcaaaagtttgtattgcgctggtaaaatagaatttacttgtggtgtgttggcaaaagggggttggcaaatgaatgttggtattagaacttttggcagcataaaatgaaaagtgCTGGCAAAAATGACTCTTTCCAGCGcgtaaatgcgctggtaaaagttagattttagctaCTGCAAATGTATGCTGGTAAAACGTTGACCTCTTCGCTAGTGCAGTTtgcgaaatgcgctggtaaaagtaacttttaccagcacagtagcgaactgtgctggtaaaagtgacatttcttgtagtgatatTTATATTGTGAAAATAATTTCATTGCTAACAAATTTTACATAATGAGTAATACTTGGTCTCATAAAATCTTCTTGTATAGCCACAAATATACAAGAATAAGTTGCTTTCGTACTGACTTTGTTGAATGTTATATTtcttctatgaaaaattattgctTTGTGAAGTGGAATTTTTGTAAGatataaataagatttttttttcaaaaaagttatatatattttaattataaagatCATAGTCCACTAATTAAACTCACTCTAATAAGTCACAAATTAGTTTAAGTCCactaaaagaaagaaagaagaaagcatTTACTCATTTCTCTAACGTTTTCAAATATGTAAACTGTAGATTTATGTATAAGATCTCTGAGAactatgaaaagaaaaataaaattgcaGTACCTATCACCAATCACCAATAGATTATTTGTTagaaattagaattttttttttccaaaaaagctTAATCTATAGAttatcatataaataattttaatcctACCGCTATTAATTAGCTTTGCTCTAAAAAGCCACAAATTAGTTTTGCTCATAAAACATTATTcctaaactaaaaagaaaaaagagaaagaaagtaTTGACTCATTTCCTTTTCCTTGAATGTGTAGTTCTTTTAAATATGTAAACTATAGATTAATttgtctaaaaaaaataaatctgaTAACCAAAttatgagaagaaaaaaaaaactgcagTACCATAACACCTACTAAATTCAAAgaaatttttagatatttatatcacTTTGAATGTTAGCAGTTCTTAGAAGGCTTATTACCACCAAGGAATATATTGAAACACGTGCTGCCTAACAAAAAAATAGATTCGGAACGATAAAGATCTGTCTATTATTTACGATCCAGccaaaaaacaaaacaatgaCAGATTAAGTACATTCATGGAgacttatttttatttcattgaaatcacatttaataattaaattaacacAAAAGCCTTAAAAAGAAAGGTAGagagaataataaaatttaaatcataATTTATAATCGAATTAAGagaaaacctaaaaaaaaaagaaatagataTAAATAATGTAAcgcattattttataaatataaattattatgatgtaattgaatgaaaaagtaatgtaaaaactaaataaaagtgaaaaatggAGATAGCAAAGAATTAGAAAGAAACTTCATATAAGATGCCACTTAGAATGCTTCGTGCATTCCTTTGTATTTATATGAACTCCATAACCTctcatattaaaaatattatttattattataattaacatAACATTAACCTGATAAAATAGAATaagtcactttttattttatagttttttacattatttattttaattatatatctatacattattaataaaatataacttagctttaatcattaattttaatcataatctctaaaattaaaaatatactattcACTATTGTAATCAACATCAACATTATTGTAGAATATAGTAGGTCTCTTTTTTCATATTAATTGATATCTATCATGGAATTGATCTCTATAATGTTTAACATTAATtataattgtaatattttatatttctcATCCTcattatgtatataaatatattttacgtTTTATTTATtgctattattattttagtattatttttattgttatggTTAATTTATGCATGTAATTGTAAAattgttaatatatataatcaataataTATCACTAATACAATACAAGTAACTCTTAAAATTCTCCCTAAACAAAACTCACTTAGTAGTTAATAATGAagtaaattcaataaatatatttcatTTACTATATAAGTGTCTTTTGAATTCTATAGCCATGCTTCATCTATATTTAAAGAACATTCTTATGCTATTAGCATATTgcaaaaagaaacaaaatatcAATACTTCATATAAAATCACTATTATTGTTTGTAGttttatttctttgtttttaaaatattctttaataattttttttttttgagctaCATTTCAGTTTGGaagattttttttacttaaccAATTGTTGATCGTTGATAGATATAATGATGATCACAATTGTCTCTACAATTTTTTTCTATGTGAGtgaaaagtaatttttatttgttaattttgtaCATTTTCATAATCAAACTTCACACTTTGTGTCATGTTCTAAAAAATAGAAGTTAATTTTACTAACTCTCACTTTTCTCTTTGCAGATATATTTGTTAAGTTTGTAGATGAAACTATGAGTTCTTCCAAGAAAATTTATATGGTAATTTAgattaaataaaagtaaatctCATCTCTCATGTGTTTGTTTGTTCAAATTTTaatctctttttcttcttcttcttcttctttttttttttttttttttttttttgtgagaatgaaactttaaattttcaaattgttttattgccattttttttacaaatgtatttaaatatatatatatatatatatatatatatgtataccatGAATTTGTAAGATTACTAACTTTATATTATGATTTAtgcatgtaacgccctaatgctaaggcacgctacaatgttttttcaattattgtgcaatctttgctaatcaaagaaatttctcgaaaaacgtgtcaaattaaaacttttgctttaaatattaaactttgtaatataatataatatttacagattccgggatcccgtttttaaactttgtaaaatttacttttcaaactatacatttcaaaatacataacttccaggtcgcacagcgactttcaaaatataactcccagatgtcccgagaccgaacactccaggtcgcactgcttgacatgtacaatctcacccgagctcagattcactcttgttcagccttcgcctttcctttacctacacatagaagcagaaactgtgagtcaacagactcagtaagaaatgcatataacataccatataatttccgacacagcaaataggcgcccatacacctatttacagagcttaacagatgagtatgaacgttcaataccagggtacaaccactataccacatacacatcgtacctcactgtacgagtgttggtagggtttacctcgaacactgagtaacactgagtgatgtaccacacaccttagcattttcccgtgcccgtgttggtatcactgtatcgtactcacagtgacaataatcactataccaatgcactctataacttattcatacaagtgttggtagtgcataacataattcaagcatgcatatataaacacatatacacacattcagataatcacatcatacattatacacagttcttacctattttccgaattcaagtgtctttggccagacacgaacggaattcacgtgctagatggatgccctaatcacaataattgcaacacagatgagtgacttgctaaatcactttccgggacttaaacttgaaactaaaagtttccctatcgataaacctcatggcaataccctaaatatctcaaaattggccaaagctagggttctggaatttcCCCCAACGAGTGcaggttcccaaccggaaatccGGATGCAGGTCACCATCCAGGTCGGCCAGGTTGGTACGGGTCCCCCAAAGCCGAATTCCGGTTAAATGTCTTtgggaacccaaaaatcatcccccttaactcaattcaatcccaaaccttaccaaactctccagtacacctatacaatgcataaataatataatccaggcagtaattcacaaaacaaaccaataaatcaaattatgccattaaagctcaaagcttgagtttcaaaactcaagcttgcttaaaactaacatcaagcatcaaaaccagttaCTAGAGACTTAGATTAACTCAAACTAACCCTAGAAATTGAACCCCAAACATttcaaaacctaacagccactaaacctagaaatttcataatGAAACTAAACTACAACTTCAAAAACTTAAGGGGAAAGAAACTAGGGTTACCTTGTCTTGATTCCTCTTGAATTCCTTGCTGAAAACACAGAATTTCAGCTCCAAAAACCCCTTGCCTCAGCtggtttcgaagagagagagagggaaggaaaAGAGAGTTCTTGAATTtggtattttcttttaattttctaaaaatgagATAAATGAGTAATAAGGTTGATTCTTTGCTGAAATAAAAAATGCTAGGTGTCACTTTCTTAAGGCAGCCACCTATCCTCAAATAAACCaaatgactaaattgccctttagacttaaaactagggtatttcaaaagttaggggtaaaatggtcaatttccacaaccccgctcaatcccgataatttattttctctaaaatatttcccactatgaaataaggttctaaatttacccatgtgatcaatctagccatccatcgcattttccgttgtcgccgagcaaaaattacaaaaatagcatattacacatatagactaaataatacccctagagtttaataaaatctccggaattgagaaattataactctaatatttatttctaaatattggggtccacaattaattaattcacaaataataataaaataataaaaattagtgctaattgcctttactaatccacataactagagcggtcattacaattatccccccgttaataggatttcgtccccgaaatctaacctgaatagctctgaaTGTTgggtcctcatatctgactccaattcccaggtggcttcttccacttactgttcctccagagcaccttaaccagtgcaatagtcttattccgaagaactttttcctttctatccaaaatctgaacaggttgttcttcataggataagtctggttgtagttcaagggcttcataactcaagacatgagtcgggtctgacacgtatttccttaacatagaaatgtgaaatacgtcatgaacagtcGATAGTTCTGGTGGcaaggctagccgatatgctacctgcccaaccttctcgagtatttgaaatggcccaatgaacctagggcttaacttacccttcttcctgaagcgtctaatacccttcattggtgaaacccgcaggaaaacatgttcccctgcctgaaatgtaac
Encoded here:
- the LOC133035947 gene encoding uncharacterized protein LOC133035947, whose translation is MEYSFLQDLNNDNDSWMIRIRICRIWESTNTKKNDELISLDMIFIDEKENVMHATIRKIFVSKFKNLLSEGSLYSVKNFKVIPSTGEYRPVSTAYKIIFHRNTLVMKLEEGSIKIPTHGFQFISQNLIDSRVNDHTILSDVVGCLCGVGDLEIVSGDYVASLIERFSTVINGVQDIGSSNVNKVSLEEEMFINRMSIKELLEAEWDDKLKEYKVTIKAKIIGIDTTFGWYKIHIKVKDKSGETTFVLFNVIAEKLLDTSVKKLLPTNNNDVPAVIQALRGKDFVYKLRLNDYNLRDGYENFTVSKIFEPNDILEQAHESKKEKDYNLEDEDVDDTHVTGAGESRKRKLLILDDEDEEAGDNVEDENN